One window from the genome of Natator depressus isolate rNatDep1 chromosome 27, rNatDep2.hap1, whole genome shotgun sequence encodes:
- the WNK4 gene encoding serine/threonine-protein kinase WNK4 isoform X2 has product MLKGLQHPNIVRFYDSWKSAIKGQICIVLVTELMTSGTLKTYLKRFKEMKLKVLRCWSRQILKGLHFLHTRSPPIIHRDLKCDNIFITGPTGSVKIGDLGLATLKRASFAKSVIGTPEFMAPEMYEEKYDEAVDVYAFGMCMLEMATTEYPYSECQNAAQIYRKVTSGMKPNSFYKVKVPELKEIIEGCIRMNKAERYTIQDLLEHSFFQEDTGVHVELAEEDDGVKSGLKLWLRMDDTKKLHGKYKDNNAIEFLFELHKDVAEEVAQEMVTLGFVCEADYKLVAKAVRDRVVAIKRKREKVKRAQDELLRQEQEKQLGILPLLEELKCPPVPTTPQPSPPTPGSGDSVFGGTFPPEPEEPEADQHQHFLYRHTSYSSTTSDCETDGYLSSSGFVDSPDLTHCHSGTFSTRDPFSPPAVQSESCFPVSIAVSSPTERLPSAPASEFSSPVDSYASDVASGLSDGCDGLSAGERNAKLPAKRAAGKLLRRRARSRLRITNISDKSDRVVECQLQTYNNKMVTFKFDLDGDNPEEIAAVMVTNEFILQSEEDGFIHRIRDIIQRVETLLRKDGKGAARADGSPQPESLSPSAAINGLPAELQLQDLSRSISSSSSLSDLGCSSPGQLEPSPVQPSLSGSPFENDLFSLAGTPPGTQPLGLQPLLPAEPPGSPSAAAWSWPSFLTAPGLAPYQLPTSQSFSQTAVPGPQAGGSLLPTTPPRGGLDPLSPPRNSTAPTALPWSPATSPLFSLAEMVSLAMMSMAQTLLPSISSAVSPPGGPLASAPIPRPSALYLGPAHFTSPGPAGLVEPAPRCSGTQEPTSSRVTGGWGPALAPQGLERSGTRESPLSSVRAPAVDSGSVSPCSLKPSSHLIVSESPAPGTAKARLSPINEEAKPQILGRFQVTTSKDPANSPLGQSSQSDREQSGPEPWEGVAGTSSQPSVPSSSALEGSTSSDSDSVPDTPVQDPDELLAEEGTPVALADSDQEGPAAGGAESPQQAVVSPVWMSYTRSLSYLSSDDTESEDEEIWEELQSLRQKHLSEVQTLQAVQKREIEELYFRMGKQAPPGIVSPAAMLSSRQRRLSKGSFNPSRRNSLQRLELSQPTGIMRRNSLSGSSTGSQEQRPSRGVSFAGDLSRM; this is encoded by the exons ATGCTGAAGGGCCTGCAGCACCCCAATATTGTCCGCTTCTACGACTCCTGGAAGTCAGCCATCAAGGGCCAGATCTGCATCGTGCTGGTCACTGAGCTCATGACCTCGGGCACCCTGAAAAC CTACCTGAAGCGCTTCAAGGAGATGAAGCTGAAGGTCCTGCGGTGCTGGAGCCGGCAGATCCTCAAGGGGCTGCACTTCCTGCACACGCGCTCGCCCCCCATCATCCACCGCGACCTCAAGTGTGACAACATCTTCATCACGGGCCCCACCGGCTCCGTCAAGATCGGGGACCTGGGCCTGGCGACGCTCAAGCGGGCCTCCTTCGCCAAGAGCGTCATAG gcaCCCCGGAGTTCATGGCCCCCGAGATGTACGAGGAGAAGTACGACGAGGCGGTGGACGTGTACGCCTTTGGCATGTGCATGCTGGAGATGGCCACCACGGAGTACCCGTACTCGGAGTGCCAGAACGCCGCCCAGATCTACCGCAAGGTCACCTCG GGCATGAAACCCAACAGCTTCTACAAGGTGAAGGTGCCAGAGCTGAAGGAAATCATTGAGGGCTGCATCCGCATGAACAAGGCCGAGAG GTACACCATCCAGGACCTGCTGGAGCACTCCTTCTTCCAGGAGGACACGGGTGTGCACGTGGAGCTGGCCGAGGAGGACGACGGCGTAAAGTCCGGCCTCAAGCTCTGGCTGCGCATGGACGACACCAAGAAGCTGCATGGCAAGTACAAGGACAACAACGCCATCGAGTTCCTCTTCGAGCTGCACAAGGACGTGGCCGAGGAGGTGGCCCAGGAGATG gtGACCCTGGGCTTTGTGTGCGAGGCGGACTACAAGCTGGTGGCCAAGGCGGTGCGGGACCGCGTGGTCGCCATCAAGCGCAAGCGGGAGAAGGTGAAGCGGGCACAGGATGAGCTGCTGCGCCAGGAGCAGGAGAAGCAGCTGGGCATCCTGCCCCTGCTGGAGGAGCTGAAGTGCCCCCCGGTGCCTACCACCCCCCAGCCCTCGCCGCCCACGCCTGGCTCCGGGGACTCCGTCTTTGGGGGCACCTTCCCCCCGGAGCCCGAGGAGCCCGAGGCAGATCAGCACCAGCACTTCCTGTACCGGCACACCAGCTACTCCTCCACCACCT ctgACTGTGAGACGGATGGGTACCTGAGCTCCTCTGGGTTCGTGGACTCCCCAGACCTGACCCACTGCCACTCTGGCACCTTCTCCACCAGGGACCCCTTCAGCCCACCAGCTGTCCAGTCAGAGAGCTGCTTCCCCGTG agcATCGCGGTGAGCTCGCCTACGGAGCGCCTGCCGTCTGCCCCGGCCAGCGAGTTCTCTTCCCCAGTGGACAG CTACGCGTCTGACGTGGCGTCCGGCCTGAGCGACGGCTGCGACGGGCTCTCGGCCGGCGAGCGGAACGCCAAGCTGCCGGCCAAGCGGGCCGCGGGGAAGCTGCTGCGGCGCCGAGCCAGGTCAAGGCTCCGCATCACCAAC ATCTCGGACAAGAGCGACCGGGTGGTGGAGTGCCAGCTGCAGACCTACAACAACAAGATGGTGACCTTCAAGTTCGACCTAGACGGGGACAACCCGGAGGAGATCGCGGCTGTCATG GTAACTAACGAGTTCATCCTCCAGTCGGAGGAGGACGGCTTCATCCATCGAATCCGGGACATCATCCAACGCGTGGAGACCCTGCTGCGCAAGGACGGGAAAGGTGCTGCCAGGGCAGATGGCAGCCCGCAGCCCGAGAGCCTGTCGCCCTCTGCTGCCATCAACGGCCTCCCG GCGGAGCTGCAGCTACAAGATCTCTCGCGCTCCATCTCGTCCTCGTCCTCGCTCAGCG ACCTGGGCTGCAGCAGCCCTGGCCAGTTGGAGCCGTCTCCGGTCCAGCCCTCGCTCAGCGGCTCTCCCTTCGAAAACGACCTCTTCAGCCTCGCAGGCACCCCGCCAGGGACCCAGCCccttgggctgcagcctctgctccCAGCAGAACCGCCAG GTTCCCCCAGTGCAGCTGCGTGGAGCTGGCCCTCCTTCTTAACGGCGCCCGGCCTGGCCCCGTACCAGCTGCCAACATCCCAGTCTTTCTCACAGACTGCCGTGCccgggccccaggctgggggctccctgctgcccaccACACCACCCAGGGGAGGCCTGGaccccctgagcccccccaggAACAGCACCGCACCCACTGCGCTCCCCTGgtctcctgccacctcccccttGTTCTCGCTGGCTGAAATGGTCTCCCTGGCAATGATGAGCATGGCCCAGACGCTGCTGCCGTCCATCTCCTCGGCTGTGTCCCCGCCAGGTGGGCCCCTGGCCTCTGCACCGATACCTCGCCCATCGGCTCTGTACCTGGGGCCGGCGCACTTCACCTCCCCTGGCCCCGCAGGCCTGGTGGAGCCAGCGCCACGCTGCAGTGGGACCCAGGAGCCCACCAGCTCCCGTGTcacagggggctgggggccagctCTTGCCCCTCAGGGCCTGGAAAGAAGCGGCACCAGGGAGAGTCCGCTGTCATCGGTGAGAGCTCCTGCTGTGGACAGCGGCTCG GTATCGCCCTGCTCCCTGAAACCCAGCAGCCACCTGATCGTCTCAGAGTCGCCCGCCCCCGGCACGGCCAAGGCCCGGCTGTCCCCCATCAACGAAG AGGCCAAGCCCCAGATTCTGGGCCGGTTCCAGGTGACCACATCCAAGGACCCAGCCAACAGCCCCCTGGGGCAGTCGAGCCAGAGTGACCGTGAGCAGAGCGGCCCGGAGCcctgggagggggtggctggCACCTCCTCCCAGCCCTCAGTGCCCAGCTCCTCCGCCCTGGAGGGCAGCACGAGCTCCGACTCAGACTCTGTCCCCGACACCCCGGTGCAGGACCCGGACGAGCTGCTGGCCGAGGAGGGGACGCCGGTGGCGCTGGCGGACAGCGACCAGGAGGGGCCGGCGGCGGGCGGTGCCGAGAGCCCTCAGCAGGCCGTGGTGAGCCCGGTGTGGATGAGCTACACCCGCAGCTTGTCCTACCTGAGCAGTGATGATACGGAGAGCGAGGACGAGGAGATCTGggaggagctgcagagcctgCGCCAGAA GCACCTCTCAGAAGTGCAGACGCTGCAGGCTGTGCAGAAGAGGGAGATTGAGGAGCTGTACTTCCGGATGGGGAAGCAGGCCCCCCCGGGCATCGTCTCCCCGGCCGCCATGCTCTCCAGCCGCCAGAGACGCCTCTCCAAGGGCAGCTTCAACCCGTCCCGGCGCAACAGCCTCCAGCGCCTGGAGCTCTCGCAGCCCACAG GGATCATGCGCAGGAACTCACTGAGCGGCAGCAGTACCGGCTCGCAGGAGCAGCGGCCGAGCAGAGGGGTGTCATTCGCCGGAGACCTCAGCCGAatg TGA
- the WNK4 gene encoding serine/threonine-protein kinase WNK4 isoform X3 → MLKGLQHPNIVRFYDSWKSAIKGQICIVLVTELMTSGTLKTYLKRFKEMKLKVLRCWSRQILKGLHFLHTRSPPIIHRDLKCDNIFITGPTGSVKIGDLGLATLKRASFAKSVIGTPEFMAPEMYEEKYDEAVDVYAFGMCMLEMATTEYPYSECQNAAQIYRKVTSGMKPNSFYKVKVPELKEIIEGCIRMNKAERYTIQDLLEHSFFQEDTGVHVELAEEDDGVKSGLKLWLRMDDTKKLHGKYKDNNAIEFLFELHKDVAEEVAQEMVTLGFVCEADYKLVAKAVRDRVVAIKRKREKVKRAQDELLRQEQEKQLGILPLLEELKCPPVPTTPQPSPPTPGSGDSVFGGTFPPEPEEPEADQHQHFLYRHTSYSSTTSDCETDGYLSSSGFVDSPDLTHCHSGTFSTRDPFSPPAVQSESCFPVSIAVSSPTERLPSAPASEFSSPVDSYASDVASGLSDGCDGLSAGERNAKLPAKRAAGKLLRRRARSRLRITNVTNEFILQSEEDGFIHRIRDIIQRVETLLRKDGKGAARADGSPQPESLSPSAAINGLPAELQLQDLSRSISSSSSLSDLGCSSPGQLEPSPVQPSLSGSPFENDLFSLAGTPPGTQPLGLQPLLPAEPPGSPSAAAWSWPSFLTAPGLAPYQLPTSQSFSQTAVPGPQAGGSLLPTTPPRGGLDPLSPPRNSTAPTALPWSPATSPLFSLAEMVSLAMMSMAQTLLPSISSAVSPPGGPLASAPIPRPSALYLGPAHFTSPGPAGLVEPAPRCSGTQEPTSSRVTGGWGPALAPQGLERSGTRESPLSSVRAPAVDSGSVSPCSLKPSSHLIVSESPAPGTAKARLSPINEEAKPQILGRFQVTTSKDPANSPLGQSSQSDREQSGPEPWEGVAGTSSQPSVPSSSALEGSTSSDSDSVPDTPVQDPDELLAEEGTPVALADSDQEGPAAGGAESPQQAVVSPVWMSYTRSLSYLSSDDTESEDEEIWEELQSLRQKHLSEVQTLQAVQKREIEELYFRMGKQAPPGIVSPAAMLSSRQRRLSKGSFNPSRRNSLQRLELSQPTAGIMRRNSLSGSSTGSQEQRPSRGVSFAGDLSRM, encoded by the exons ATGCTGAAGGGCCTGCAGCACCCCAATATTGTCCGCTTCTACGACTCCTGGAAGTCAGCCATCAAGGGCCAGATCTGCATCGTGCTGGTCACTGAGCTCATGACCTCGGGCACCCTGAAAAC CTACCTGAAGCGCTTCAAGGAGATGAAGCTGAAGGTCCTGCGGTGCTGGAGCCGGCAGATCCTCAAGGGGCTGCACTTCCTGCACACGCGCTCGCCCCCCATCATCCACCGCGACCTCAAGTGTGACAACATCTTCATCACGGGCCCCACCGGCTCCGTCAAGATCGGGGACCTGGGCCTGGCGACGCTCAAGCGGGCCTCCTTCGCCAAGAGCGTCATAG gcaCCCCGGAGTTCATGGCCCCCGAGATGTACGAGGAGAAGTACGACGAGGCGGTGGACGTGTACGCCTTTGGCATGTGCATGCTGGAGATGGCCACCACGGAGTACCCGTACTCGGAGTGCCAGAACGCCGCCCAGATCTACCGCAAGGTCACCTCG GGCATGAAACCCAACAGCTTCTACAAGGTGAAGGTGCCAGAGCTGAAGGAAATCATTGAGGGCTGCATCCGCATGAACAAGGCCGAGAG GTACACCATCCAGGACCTGCTGGAGCACTCCTTCTTCCAGGAGGACACGGGTGTGCACGTGGAGCTGGCCGAGGAGGACGACGGCGTAAAGTCCGGCCTCAAGCTCTGGCTGCGCATGGACGACACCAAGAAGCTGCATGGCAAGTACAAGGACAACAACGCCATCGAGTTCCTCTTCGAGCTGCACAAGGACGTGGCCGAGGAGGTGGCCCAGGAGATG gtGACCCTGGGCTTTGTGTGCGAGGCGGACTACAAGCTGGTGGCCAAGGCGGTGCGGGACCGCGTGGTCGCCATCAAGCGCAAGCGGGAGAAGGTGAAGCGGGCACAGGATGAGCTGCTGCGCCAGGAGCAGGAGAAGCAGCTGGGCATCCTGCCCCTGCTGGAGGAGCTGAAGTGCCCCCCGGTGCCTACCACCCCCCAGCCCTCGCCGCCCACGCCTGGCTCCGGGGACTCCGTCTTTGGGGGCACCTTCCCCCCGGAGCCCGAGGAGCCCGAGGCAGATCAGCACCAGCACTTCCTGTACCGGCACACCAGCTACTCCTCCACCACCT ctgACTGTGAGACGGATGGGTACCTGAGCTCCTCTGGGTTCGTGGACTCCCCAGACCTGACCCACTGCCACTCTGGCACCTTCTCCACCAGGGACCCCTTCAGCCCACCAGCTGTCCAGTCAGAGAGCTGCTTCCCCGTG agcATCGCGGTGAGCTCGCCTACGGAGCGCCTGCCGTCTGCCCCGGCCAGCGAGTTCTCTTCCCCAGTGGACAG CTACGCGTCTGACGTGGCGTCCGGCCTGAGCGACGGCTGCGACGGGCTCTCGGCCGGCGAGCGGAACGCCAAGCTGCCGGCCAAGCGGGCCGCGGGGAAGCTGCTGCGGCGCCGAGCCAGGTCAAGGCTCCGCATCACCAAC GTAACTAACGAGTTCATCCTCCAGTCGGAGGAGGACGGCTTCATCCATCGAATCCGGGACATCATCCAACGCGTGGAGACCCTGCTGCGCAAGGACGGGAAAGGTGCTGCCAGGGCAGATGGCAGCCCGCAGCCCGAGAGCCTGTCGCCCTCTGCTGCCATCAACGGCCTCCCG GCGGAGCTGCAGCTACAAGATCTCTCGCGCTCCATCTCGTCCTCGTCCTCGCTCAGCG ACCTGGGCTGCAGCAGCCCTGGCCAGTTGGAGCCGTCTCCGGTCCAGCCCTCGCTCAGCGGCTCTCCCTTCGAAAACGACCTCTTCAGCCTCGCAGGCACCCCGCCAGGGACCCAGCCccttgggctgcagcctctgctccCAGCAGAACCGCCAG GTTCCCCCAGTGCAGCTGCGTGGAGCTGGCCCTCCTTCTTAACGGCGCCCGGCCTGGCCCCGTACCAGCTGCCAACATCCCAGTCTTTCTCACAGACTGCCGTGCccgggccccaggctgggggctccctgctgcccaccACACCACCCAGGGGAGGCCTGGaccccctgagcccccccaggAACAGCACCGCACCCACTGCGCTCCCCTGgtctcctgccacctcccccttGTTCTCGCTGGCTGAAATGGTCTCCCTGGCAATGATGAGCATGGCCCAGACGCTGCTGCCGTCCATCTCCTCGGCTGTGTCCCCGCCAGGTGGGCCCCTGGCCTCTGCACCGATACCTCGCCCATCGGCTCTGTACCTGGGGCCGGCGCACTTCACCTCCCCTGGCCCCGCAGGCCTGGTGGAGCCAGCGCCACGCTGCAGTGGGACCCAGGAGCCCACCAGCTCCCGTGTcacagggggctgggggccagctCTTGCCCCTCAGGGCCTGGAAAGAAGCGGCACCAGGGAGAGTCCGCTGTCATCGGTGAGAGCTCCTGCTGTGGACAGCGGCTCG GTATCGCCCTGCTCCCTGAAACCCAGCAGCCACCTGATCGTCTCAGAGTCGCCCGCCCCCGGCACGGCCAAGGCCCGGCTGTCCCCCATCAACGAAG AGGCCAAGCCCCAGATTCTGGGCCGGTTCCAGGTGACCACATCCAAGGACCCAGCCAACAGCCCCCTGGGGCAGTCGAGCCAGAGTGACCGTGAGCAGAGCGGCCCGGAGCcctgggagggggtggctggCACCTCCTCCCAGCCCTCAGTGCCCAGCTCCTCCGCCCTGGAGGGCAGCACGAGCTCCGACTCAGACTCTGTCCCCGACACCCCGGTGCAGGACCCGGACGAGCTGCTGGCCGAGGAGGGGACGCCGGTGGCGCTGGCGGACAGCGACCAGGAGGGGCCGGCGGCGGGCGGTGCCGAGAGCCCTCAGCAGGCCGTGGTGAGCCCGGTGTGGATGAGCTACACCCGCAGCTTGTCCTACCTGAGCAGTGATGATACGGAGAGCGAGGACGAGGAGATCTGggaggagctgcagagcctgCGCCAGAA GCACCTCTCAGAAGTGCAGACGCTGCAGGCTGTGCAGAAGAGGGAGATTGAGGAGCTGTACTTCCGGATGGGGAAGCAGGCCCCCCCGGGCATCGTCTCCCCGGCCGCCATGCTCTCCAGCCGCCAGAGACGCCTCTCCAAGGGCAGCTTCAACCCGTCCCGGCGCAACAGCCTCCAGCGCCTGGAGCTCTCGCAGCCCACAG CAGGGATCATGCGCAGGAACTCACTGAGCGGCAGCAGTACCGGCTCGCAGGAGCAGCGGCCGAGCAGAGGGGTGTCATTCGCCGGAGACCTCAGCCGAatg TGA
- the COA3 gene encoding cytochrome c oxidase assembly factor 3 homolog, mitochondrial, with amino-acid sequence MAARAPAADVTCRSVRPAGERGARLGSAGKMAAPREPGGGAQRTEPEPRRVVQRAEGALRQRALQRRLRGRNLLTGLGIGAVVLGIYGYTFYKISQERFLDELEQEVEAARAQAAKTPAN; translated from the exons ATGGCCGCGCGCGCGCCCGCAGCGGATGTGACGTGCCGCTCAGTCAGGCCGGCGGGCGAGCGGGGGGCGCGGCTCGGCTCGGCGGGGAAGATGGCGGCGCCGCGGGAGCCGGGCGGGGGCGCGCAGCGGACGGAGCCGGAGCCGCGGCGCGTCGTGCAGCGCGCGGAGGGGGCGCTGCGCCAGCGGGCCCTGCAGCGGCGGCTCCGGGGCCGCAACCTGCTGACGGGGCTGGGCATCGGCGCGGTGGTGCTGGGCATCT ATGGCTACACCTTCTACAAGATCTCCCAGGAGCGATTCCTGGACGAGCTGGAGCAGGAGGTCGAGGCTGCCCGGGCCCAGGCTGCCAAGACCCCGGCGAACTGA
- the CNTD1 gene encoding cyclin N-terminal domain-containing protein 1, with amino-acid sequence MSSEAQAVSRFRTPEPVFGVVAPEIIEDTLICLATENEQYLNELSDQAGCFKETQIVEFVFLLCEKWFLDQSARYQAVEIFERFMIKHVEESYNSTEESRINNEQGEDNIWGTLKAQMCDTFVLRLVSCIQLASKLSFHYNIINNNTVLKFLQSLDYSYTKQNLVESELAILKALRFQINVPTPFAYVELLLEVLGHNGCLLPMKQLHKMCMHLLDLTYLMRNIIYDTLLKISIENSTPSELQIAKFLSVKEDFMLLAVGVISTSAFILNPEYWNQVVEHLNCITGITTQSILEFSYAILKHSVGTTNPRKNKGTRSSENYVLPPTK; translated from the exons ATGAGCTCAGAGGCACAGGCAGTGTCGAGGTTTCGCACCCCGGAGCCAGTCTTTGGAGTTGTTGCTCCTGAGATCATTGAAGATACTTTAATCTGTTTAGCTACAGAAAATGAACAATATCTGAATGAGCTGTCGGATCAAGCAGGATGCTTCAAAGAGACCCAGATAGTGG AATTTGTATTTCTTTTGTGTGAAAAATGGTTCCTGGACCAATCTGCACGATATCAAGCAGTTGAAATATTTGAAAG gtTTATGATTAAGCATGTAGAAGAGAGCTATAACTCTACCGAAGAGTCAAGGATAAACAATGAACAAGGAGAGGACAACATCTGGGGCACTTTGAAAGCACAGATGTGTGACACATTTGTGCTGCGGCTTGTGTCTTGCATTCAGCTTGCAAGCAAACTTTCTTTTCACTACAAT ATAATTAACAATAACACAGTTCTGAAATTTCTGCAGTCCTTAGACTATTCATACACAAAACAGAACTTGGTGGAGTCAGAACTTGCCATTCTGAAGGCTCTACGCTTCCAGATCAATGTGCCAACTCCTTTTGCCTATGTTGAGTTGCTTCTGGAGGTGTTAG GACATAATGGCTGCTTACTTCCTATGAAACAGTTGCATAAGATGTGCATGCACCTATTGGATTTAACTTATCTCATGCGGAACATCATTTATGATACTTTACTAAAGATTTCTATTGAGAATTCAACACCAAGTGAACTCCAGAT AGCAAAATTTTTGTCAGTAAAGGAAGATTTCATGCTCTTGGCAGTTGGAGTCATCAGCACAAGCGCTTTCATACTAAATCCTGAATACTGGAATCAG gttgtgGAACATTTAAATTGCATCACTGGCATTACGACACAAAGCATTTTAGAGTTTTCATATGCAATACTGAAGCACAGTGTTGGCACCACTAATCCAAGGAAGAACAAAGGAACTAGATCTTCAGAGAACTATGTTTTACCTCCTACAAAATAA